Within the Methanobacterium sp. genome, the region CATGGGCCCTGCAAACAAAAATGGCGGAGAACCCACAGGAAAAATTGCAGAATACATAAAAAAAGATTTTGGAAGTTTCGAACGATTTAAAAAAGAATTTTCACAGGCAGCTATAAGTACAGAGGGTTCTGGCTGGGCAGTACTCACACTGTGCAAGAACACTGACAGAATATTTATTTTGCAGTACGAAAAACATAATGTTAATGTCGCCCCAAAATGGACTCCTCTTATGGTGCTGGATGTATGGGAACATGCATACTACCTTGACTACAAAAACGTTAGACCAGACTTTGTTGAAGCATTCTGGAATATAGTGAACTGGGATGAGGTAAATAAGAGAGTAGAAGCATGGTTAAAGCGATAAATTAACCATTCATAATTTAATTTTTAAATTTTTACTTATTTTTAGGAGAATCAATTTTGAGTACTGCATTATTTATATTTCTTGTTGCTATTTCAACTCTTACAATTGTTTTGATCTGGATTTTCTGGTCATTTACTTTAGGTGCCGGATGGGAGCCAACATCTAAAAGAGTGGTTAAAAAGATGCTGGAGATGGCTGAAGCAAGTTCAGACGATATTGTTTATGATTTAGGTTCAGGAGATGGAAGAATTGTTATTGAAGCCGCTAAAAGGTATGATTCCATGGCTGTAGGAATAGAAGCAGATCCTATCCGCGTTTTATGGTCACGCATAATGGTAAGAATCTCCCGCCTCCAGAATAACGTTAAAATAAAGTGGGGAAATATTTTCAATCAAAATATAGATGATGCAACGGTGGTTACATTGTTTTTATGGAAAAATATCAATCAGAAACTTAAACCCAAATTATTAGATGAATTAAAGCCCGGCACGCGTGTCGTTTCTTATATCTGGACATTTGAAGGATGGGAACCATCTAAATCAGATAATTATGAACATATTTATCTGTATATAATTGGTGAAAGTGATAAATAAGGTATTAAATTGAATGGATTAATCTAAGAAATTATAATAAATAAAGAATTCTTATTTTAATTTTTTGATCAACCTTTTTGTCAAAAAAGGTTGATCGTAATCTATAAATCTAATTTTTATAAAATCTTAACCATAGTGTTAATTTTATAAAATCCAATCAAGCTAAAGGCAGGGGATTACAATGATCTGGAATGAAAAATCAGAATGTATGTCAGAGGATGAAAAAAAGCAATTACAACTTGAAAGATTACAGAATGTCGTTAAGAAAGCCTATGAAAATGTTCCTTATTACAGGAAGCGTTTCAAGGAATTGAACATAAAGCCAGAAGATATCAAGACTTTAAATGATATTAAAAAACTCCCCTTCACCACGAAAACTGATTTAAGGGAAGCCTATCCCTTTGGAATGTTTGCGGTGCCTGAAGATGATATAATAGAGGTGCACACTTCATCGGGAACAACAGGAAAACCAACTGTTTCAGGATACACACAGAAGGATCTGGAGATATGGGGAGAAGTAATGGCCCGTGCTCTTGCCATGGCTGGAGCTAGTAAAAAAGATTTTATTCAAAATGCTTATGGTTACGGTCTTTTTACAGGAGGATTAGGAGTTCATTACGGTACACAGAAGATTGGAGCTACAGTTGTTCCAATTTCAGCTGGAAATACTATGAGACAGCTGGAAATTATGAAGGATTTTGGTACAACAATAATTACATGTACTCCATCATATGCTCTTTACTTGGCAGAAGTTGCTGAAAATGAAGGAATTACTCCAAAAGACCTTAAATTAAAAGTAGGGGTATTCGGCGCAGAAATGTGGACTGAGGAAATGCGTAATGAAATAGAAAAAAGGCTTAATATCAGTGCATTAAACATATATGGTCTTACTGAGATAATAGGCCCAGGAGTGGCCATGGAATGTGAAGACAAAGGAGGATTACATATTTCTGACGATCATTTCTATCCAGAAATAATCGACCCTAAAACTCTGGAAACACTCCCTGAAGGAGAGAAAGGGGAATTGGTATTAACAACATTAACCCGGGAGGGTATGCCCATAATCCGTTTCAGGACAAAGGATCTAACGGCTCTTAGAAGCGGTGAATGTTCATGTGGAAGGACTTCAATTAGAATGGACAGAATTACTGGACGTACTGATGACATGCTTAAGATCAGAGGAGTTATTGTTTTCCCATCCCAGATTGAGAAGGCACTTTTACGAATTGAAGGATTAGAGCCCCAGTACCAGATCATAGTTACAAGACCTCATCACATGGACGAACTCGAAGTTCAGGTTGAAACTTCTGAAAAGCTCTTCTCAGATGAGGTAAAGCATGTTGAAGAAGCTAAAAAGATGATTGAGGATCATATTCACAGTGAGATTGGATTAAGGGTTAATGTATCATTAGTAGAGCCTAAATCTCTTCCAAGAAGTGAAGGAAAGGCTGTAAGAGTTATAGATAAAAGGGAATTATAAAAAAAAGAGGCGACTAAATGAAACTAAAACAAATATCTATTTTTTTAGAAAATAAAAAGGGAAGACTCTGGAAAGCTTTAAGCATTATGAAAGATGCAGGGATTAATATACGTGCTCTTTCAATTGCAGATACATCAGAATTTGGTATTTTAAGACTTATTGTTCCAGAACCTGAGAATGCGAAAAAGGTTCTGGAGGAGGGTAACTTCGTGGTTAAAATCAATGAGGTGATTGCTATTGGAGTGCCTGATAAGCCAGGTGGTCTTGAGGGGATTCTTGAAGTTCTAAATAAAGCAGATATTAACGTAGAATATTTATATGCCTTTGTTGCAAAACGCGGTGAACAGGCAATAGTTGTTCTGCGTACAGAGGATATCGATGCCGGAATTAAAGCTTTGGAGGATGGCGGAGTAACTATTCTATCATCTGAAGAAGTTTATAAACTTTAATTTACATTTATTTTAAATTTATTTAAAAGAGTA harbors:
- a CDS encoding superoxide dismutase, producing the protein MGKKFYELPELPYDYDALEPHISKEQLTIHHDKHHQAYVDAANAIIKLFDESREKGEDFDVKAKLKELSFNVGGHQLHKLFWENMGPANKNGGEPTGKIAEYIKKDFGSFERFKKEFSQAAISTEGSGWAVLTLCKNTDRIFILQYEKHNVNVAPKWTPLMVLDVWEHAYYLDYKNVRPDFVEAFWNIVNWDEVNKRVEAWLKR
- a CDS encoding class I SAM-dependent methyltransferase, with the protein product MSTALFIFLVAISTLTIVLIWIFWSFTLGAGWEPTSKRVVKKMLEMAEASSDDIVYDLGSGDGRIVIEAAKRYDSMAVGIEADPIRVLWSRIMVRISRLQNNVKIKWGNIFNQNIDDATVVTLFLWKNINQKLKPKLLDELKPGTRVVSYIWTFEGWEPSKSDNYEHIYLYIIGESDK
- a CDS encoding phenylacetate--CoA ligase, yielding MIWNEKSECMSEDEKKQLQLERLQNVVKKAYENVPYYRKRFKELNIKPEDIKTLNDIKKLPFTTKTDLREAYPFGMFAVPEDDIIEVHTSSGTTGKPTVSGYTQKDLEIWGEVMARALAMAGASKKDFIQNAYGYGLFTGGLGVHYGTQKIGATVVPISAGNTMRQLEIMKDFGTTIITCTPSYALYLAEVAENEGITPKDLKLKVGVFGAEMWTEEMRNEIEKRLNISALNIYGLTEIIGPGVAMECEDKGGLHISDDHFYPEIIDPKTLETLPEGEKGELVLTTLTREGMPIIRFRTKDLTALRSGECSCGRTSIRMDRITGRTDDMLKIRGVIVFPSQIEKALLRIEGLEPQYQIIVTRPHHMDELEVQVETSEKLFSDEVKHVEEAKKMIEDHIHSEIGLRVNVSLVEPKSLPRSEGKAVRVIDKREL
- a CDS encoding ACT domain-containing protein, whose protein sequence is MKLKQISIFLENKKGRLWKALSIMKDAGINIRALSIADTSEFGILRLIVPEPENAKKVLEEGNFVVKINEVIAIGVPDKPGGLEGILEVLNKADINVEYLYAFVAKRGEQAIVVLRTEDIDAGIKALEDGGVTILSSEEVYKL